In Raphanus sativus cultivar WK10039 chromosome 5, ASM80110v3, whole genome shotgun sequence, the following proteins share a genomic window:
- the LOC108858321 gene encoding uncharacterized protein LOC108858321 yields the protein MARMINYMPTAWRLWGRVRGIALPQDRFQFIFQREEDLLTVLKYRPWSYNHWTLLLERWCPSPPRDFLTSLEVWIRIRNISVEHYTSGTMYMLAKKIGHVEEIAYDPKVSQTTDYIRAKVTLKVEDPAFEAKNLHLPSGEITVITYEYEKIHKRCYSCFRLTHEKARCPYSKKKFQAAGPSKPPAPVTEPLLEGNSAPRTEENRVHGPPGFPLLFPELSEEDQRMALQYVSHSDDTERRARILRVRQSIEATPKVQDVMLRISHDVNKEKGHVFNYHSQQKESSVHSRLGKAPACPLLEDQTTVDYESENSVEHNSSPALLIQGSTVFSQGVHAPSVSTGTLRSRKRDRRRPPAWVRRTRVNTKVNSFSGEDIEASVTDTLGKKKADNPTNSSANKSTKTQNSTVASDLKPLPSQ from the coding sequence ATGGCGAGAATGATAAACTACATGCCTACCGCATGGCGTCTCTGGGGTAGAGTTCGTGGAATTGCCCTGCCTCAAGATAGGTTTCAGTTCATATTCCAGAGGGAAGAAGACCTTCTCACGGTCCTCAAGTATCGTCCATGGTCCTACAACCACTGGACTCTGCTACTGGAACGTTGGTGCCCCTCTCCACCGCGAGATTTCCTCACCTCTCTGGAAGTATGGATCCGCATCAGGAATATTTCGGTGGAACACTACACTTCAGGCACTATGTACATGCTTGCCAAGAAGATTGGTCATGTAGAAGAGATAGCCTACGATCCTAAAGTGTCTCAGACTACTGACTACATCCGAGCCAAAGTTACTCTTAAGGTTGAGGACCCTGCTTTTGAGGCAAAGAACCTCCATCTTCCTTCTGGTGAGATCACGGTGATCACCTACGAGTATGAAAAGATCCATAAGCGTTGCTACTCGTGCTTTCGCTTGACCCATGAAAAAGCTCGTTGCCCCTATTCCAAGAAGAAGTTTCAGGCTGCAGGTCCTAGCAAGCCTCCAGCTCCTGTCACCGAACCTTTATTGGAAGGCAACTCTGCTCCAAGAACAGAGGAGAATCGGGTGCATGGCCCACCTGGTTTCCCTCTTTTATTCCCGGAACTATCGGAAGAAGATCAACGCATGGCTCTGCAATACGTGTCTCACTCAGATGATACGGAACGAAGAGCTAGGATCTTGCGTGTGAGACAATCAATTGAAGCCACTCCGAAAGTTCAAGATGTCATGCTTAGAATCTCGCACGATGTCAACAAGGAGAAAGGACATGTCTTCAACTATCATAGTCAACAGAAAGAGTCTTCAGTACACTCTAGATTGGGTAAGGCCCCAGCCTGCCCCCTCCTGGAGGATCAAACAACTGTTGACTACGAGTCAGAAAATTCGGTTGAGCATAACAGCTCCCCTGCACTCTTGATCCAAGGTTCAACGGTTTTCAGTCAGGGTGTACACGCCCCATCTGTTTCTACCGGAACCTTGAGGTCCAGGAAAAGGGATAGGAGACGTCCTCCTGCTTGGGTAAGAAGAACCAGGGTTAACACAAAGGTGAACAGCTTCTCAGGCGAGGACATTGAGGCTTCTGTTACAGACACGTTAGGAAAGAAAAAGGCAGATAACCCTACGAATTCATCTGCAAACAAATCTACCAAAACCCAAAACTCTACGGTGGCTTCCGATTTGAAGCCGCTGCCATCCCAATGA